TGTAATTAGCTTGTCTATATATTCAAGATGGCGTTCAGATAAGAAATAAACACGTGTTTACAAGAAACAAATAGTTTGTCGTTCGAACTATAAAAACGCTTTCATCATAACGAATCTCTAAAAAATAACCTGGGGATTTTATATCTCGAGGCgttaaatgaatttcaaaatattagcAAACTGTAGTACGCGGCAGTGATCGCGTAATGTTTATTTGAACTTTGTGTAACAATATTACTATATCTGTAACGAATGCGTCGTCAGGTATCGAGATTAAAcgaaaagaaacaagaacatgTAATGTCAAATGGCTGTACTACTATTTAAGTATTAAGCACTAGCGGATGCAGTGTGGGCGCACCCGGcgcactccccccccccccttcctaAAGTCGCcgaagtttactttttatttccatataaaaGAAAAGAGTAAAGGAATACGCCAAAAAGGCACCATTTCGGActggaaattttaaaaatgttctagAGGGAGTACCCCTGACCCCCAAGTCAACACTTTTCACCAAATATATTTCGGTTCCGAGGAAGGGGtccaagtcaaaaggttacgcctcTAAATTACGCCCCCTCTACCATCAAATCCAGGATCCGACCCTGCTAAGAGCCCTATAATTTCGATTATGGATCACTTTGGTTAGAACCCAGATTGTGTCCacttaaaaatatcaaaatacacgAGGGAACCTGACCCCTGAGGGTTAGAGGCACAAACCCTTGCCACTCTCACTCTGCATGTGAGACTCAATTCAATTCAATCCATATTTCACAGTGTTCATTGCGTATGATTCTAAAATATAGTCGaccataaaaaaaaatctatgaaATAAATGACGGGTTACGTGACATCAAGTCATTTCAATGTAAACACCTGACCCTACCTGCGAAAATGACGGATGGGCATTGCAAGGCCGGGGGGCAGGCGGGTTGTCCTGGCTGTCAACAGAGGGCACGAGGCGCCTGTGACCCCTCATCAATCACGGACCGTCAACCACCGGCCCTCACGCGGTACGTTCGAGATTGGCAGTTTGGAGCAACGGAATTATCGCCGTACGTCGGGAATCCGtgcatccgtccgtccgtacaTGCATTTGGTGAGATATTGTGTAAGCAATTAATTATACGCGCTAATGACAGGCCGGAAAGGGAGTGTATAACACCGTTAACCACAGTAACTTGAAACAAACGCTTCCCTCCCTTGGGCTGAAAGCTGTTTTTGCTATCAAATCTACACAAGCattcaaatttatgtttttttatttctttaaaaagtgcTTATACTACTTTTTTGCAAAGTTTAAAATTATCGAAGGGTTCCACCTGAATATATTGCATTCTCTTTCTCCTACACGTTTGTCTTGTTACAATAACAAATTTCAAGCGGTCAGTTGTCCgtgaaaatgttgaatattatcATTAGTTACACATGTTTATACTTACTATTATAAGAATACTTTAAGTGCTTTTGAAGAGATGTCTATTTTATTTACAGTTGATTGCCCTTGACCACTCGTTGACAATCATTGTTGATTGCTGGTTATCACTTGTTGACCATTTTCACCAGAAATTACGCAACATTTCCGATGGCATGTTTGAAAGTCTTGTATAAATGTACGTCTTCCTTGTCAATATTTACTCTGACATCATTTTCACACAACagagttgtttgttttcaaagatcTCCGCGGGGTTTTATTCTGCTTTAATCTGTCTGCAGTTTGGGTAATTGGAATTAATTGCCATTTCCATTTTAGTAATTTGCTTTAGAAATGTGGCTCTCCGATTAAGTGCATGTGTTATTCGATATGACTACAAGTAATGTACAACGTGCACCATTTGCCGTATAACAATGCATCAATTAAAGTTGCTGTCAAAACTAATTTCCTATTTGATAAATGTATGCTATGAAATGGTTTAATTGTGACACATTAAAGAGTAAAACGTCTTTACACCCCGTGCACGATGAGTTGACACTTCTGCTGATTATAGATATAGTTTACATTTCATCGCTCATCAAACAGATCGCTTTATAGGTTTCATTCTGCCAGAAATAATCGTATTTTTCGCTTTCAATGAACAATTGTACTGCGTTCTATATCTTAAAGTTCGCTGTATCTATATATCTAATACACTCCGTGAAATGTATGAAATGCtatatatttacaattcaaATGAGACGCAAAGATTTGCAGTCgaccatataaaatatatacttattcatttcatattaaacCTGAGAAAATTTAAATAGTCACGAATGATTTGAGTGTGCATTGAAATGTTTCATCGGATCActtcaataattgaaaaattaatAGTATTTGCGAAAAGATAGTTTATGACTCGATATAAATACCgagcattttgataaaataaaagatggggggggggggggggtacttgAAAAATGTCTCAAAAATATTTTCCCACCATGTCCAGCAGAGATTTTTAAGAGAAAAATGCTGATCATGATTGGCGATGCGCTGTCAGGCTTTAGATTTCGATATACTGTAGGATTTTTAAAGAAGTACGCGAAAATGTTTGATAGCCTATATCATGACCAATCTGCGCTAATCTGCAATTGTCATCACTCTGTTGATAGGGGTAATCATATTGTTGCAAACATGTGTGAAACTGACAACAATCGTGTGAACAGATGCATATCGCTGCCAATCGCTTGTAAGATCATTGATATAGAAAGAAGCCACTGATTTTGTTGTAACATATAACTTAAACCGCTAATGAAGCTATTTAAAGCAACGCAAATGtaacagtttaaaatgtttgttaaaaacagcatttaatggcttgtttttataattttaaactctTCTTtagtttttgtaaaaacaatatttttaagaatgtggaaactattttaatgttgaattgTTTATACATATCTAAACCTTCGAGAGTCGGTGTTAAAAAGCCCCCATTGTGTACGTAAAAACACGatctatggtttataggtccttggtaaaaacaacaataaaattaacGTATTTCGAACAAATTGGATTATTCGATTAGACAAATCGTCTGCTTTGATTTTACCGCTTTGCATTGGCATTtccataatttgttttttatttgaagactaattattttttagaagtgGAGACGCATGGCCATACAATTGTTAATACTGTTTCGGCAAAGTTCGTTCAAAACAGAACAGAGAACTTATCTGACAATCTCTCTGAAGATTCACACCTCTATCACAGAAGACAGATAGAAGTAGTATTCCCCTTCTTTAACCGTATTAAGAATTGGTGAGAAAATCCACAAATCTGATTCTCCAAACAAGAGCATTATAAGGAAATATGTCTTAAGATCTAATAATCTTGTTAATCCGCTGCCTTATCTAGATAATCAAGGTTAACTAAAGGGGGATAATCCCACTGCCGGTCTCTAATCAGTAATGTTCCCTATCTTGATGTTTGTCATGCAAATTATATTCTATGATTGAGCTTCGAACCCTTTTTTTGGTACGCGGTATTCAGGGACCTTTGAATGAGTTTTCTGGGACTAAAAAAGGCTCGTACGAGGTGCGCATCTACTCAGAACTACGCAATTACCcgcaaaataaattttgttatcatGAATTGGGTGGAAAATGAACGGGTAGCAGGGATGGGAGGGTATCGAAACTTTACTTGATTTTACAAGATTTACAATATACAACCACAGATCGTCGATGTAGGATCTCTGACACCACCAATAACAAGGAACTATGGAACGTATACAAGAAGATTGGCCATGACCCGAGCAACTAGTAGACTGAGGACACGCTTGTTACTTGGAAACTTATACCACGATGACTCGTCAAAATGTTTACTTATATATCAATGATATGAATAAGACACACGGTAAGACGGGACATTTCAAGCGATAAACCCATCATGAAGCGTAATAAACCCTCCCGTGCGTCAGTTGCGCAAATCCTCGCTATAATTGCAAATTGTGCACATAATTAAATCAGTgttcaaatattgaataaagatAATGAGGTATAATTTTATTCCCGTCGCAGAGTCTTGTCTGCATGCATTCATTGTATGTCAGACGTGTTGAGATTTATGGCCTCCAGAAACAATATTTCTAGCGTTTCCTCTCCTATCGACATTTTCTCAAGGTGGCGCGCGCGTCACTAGCTAGGCGAGCGCTGATTGGTCGAGAGCTATCGATAGTAAACATATGCGATAGAGACTGTATTGTGAAGTACATTGTATGGTTAGAGTTGAGCGAAAGTGGAAGCGTATCAATGCTGctttattattaaactaatacaattgctttaaaaatgatggatcataaacacaaacatgctTACCAGTGCATGATGCACGAAGCGGGATAGTTAACACACTCTTTAGTGAATGCATCTTTatctaaaattgaaaaagtgtttaattGTTGTTATAAGATCTGGGAACAAAACATAGTTGTGTGATCTGTAAACATGTGAAATAGTTCCTGGTggatattttataatgatgacTTCTTGGCAAGGACGAGGCAACGCGACGACCCTGATGAAAGGCTTGCTGCACGTGCTGGCATTGTTTGTGTTGTGCACATGCGGGGGTTCCGAAGCCTCTACGTGCCCCGCCGTCTGCTTCTGTCCGTCCATCTCGCGCGTGGTGTACTGCCCCCGGAAGGGACTGCCCTTTATTCCCGCCGGGATCCCTCACGATACAGTTCAACTGAATCTCAACGATAACAAGTTCTCCAACCCCGTTTTGAGTTCTGCAAACTTCTCCTCGTATAGAGATTTGGAACAGCTTTATTTGACAGATTGTGGTATTGAGTATATACAAGTGGATACTTTTTTGGATAATAAGAAACTCAAGTGGTTGGATTTGggtaaaaacaaattgaaaaggATCTCAGATTTTACTTTTAGAGATTTGACTCTAGAACATCTGTTTTTGAATGATAATCCAGGAGTGGATATCTCGACAAGGGCTTTCGGTGGATTAAAAACAACAGGACTGTACATGCAAAACAATGGGTTAGATAAGTTATCTCTTGAAGTGGTTCGACCCATGAACGGGACTCTTAAAACTCTCTGGATTGATGGGAATAAATTCGAGAAGTTTAATCCACAGTGgctgtatttgtttaaaactctGAGCCACTTAAGGATCGGAGGTAATCCACTGCACTGTAACTGTGAGGCTAAGTGGTTGTTTGAGTTCTACTCCTCTACCTCGcaaatttttgaaaatgtggagGCACCGGCGTGCCGCTCCCCGGGACAGCTGCGCGGACAGACGTTCCAGGAGCTACAGGAAGGGGACTTCAAGTGCCAGCTTCCCGTCTTTAAAAACGTTGACGTCATATTCGAGGAGAACGTCGGTAAACTAACATGTTTGGCCAGCGGCGATCCCGTGCCGACAATTTACTGGATGAAACCTGGCGGGGAAGCCGaagtttttattccaaaatCTGAAGACATTACCAAAGAGATGGAGGGTGTAATGTACGTTCCAAATCCACGTGCTATGTCCAAAAATAGATATCAATGCGTTGCAAACAATCCTGCAGGCAATGTGACGTTCTCGATCAACGTCGCATGGCCGCCAATTCCGGAGTATGGCGTTGACGTCCCTCAAACGGAAGTGGCCATGAAAGATATGTCGGCGGCCGACAAAAAAGACGACGAAGACAGCGAAAAGACCGTCGACGATGAAAAGTTTGACTTGAAAAATTCACCAAAGATAATCGAGATATTCGCTACAAACACTAGTAAGGTCGTAGCTAACGACGTTGACGTCGTGAAAAGTACCAAGAACATTGATAATTTTACGTCAGGTCATATTGTTGGTGCCGTTATTGGCACgtttgttttgacagtgttattatgtgttttaatattctaCCTTGTGCTAAAAGTAAGATACCAACGAAAGCACGGTTCCCCCGTGCATCATCACCATAGCAACGGACATCACGTGCACGGGGAAATAAAAAGGGGGCCGCCCTCACGACACGAGCTTGATGAAGTGGAGCATACCATGAAAATGCTTGAGAAACGAAGCTACGACATTCACGTATAACACATATGTGctcattttcattttgatcaTTTGTTTACTGTACGTGAGCATTCAATCCATACTAATCATCTTTGGTTCCAATGAACCACGTATATGTACAGTGTGTGAAAACcttgttaattttatatttaagtgataccaaattgtaaattttaatcatttgaaacacctggcaattttaaaatgaattcagCAATTTGAGAATTTTCAAgtgtataaaaaacaaagctGGAATTAAGTTTTGTGAAAGTATCGTCAAAATTCTTCGGGGTGGTAATGTTATATTGGAATAGAAATTAGCTTATTTTGGAACAAAATGGTGCATTGATCTCGACTTCCATTGTCACCTAGATGGATTCTTTGGA
The Mya arenaria isolate MELC-2E11 chromosome 12, ASM2691426v1 DNA segment above includes these coding regions:
- the LOC128211561 gene encoding leucine-rich repeat and fibronectin type-III domain-containing protein 2-like, giving the protein MMTSWQGRGNATTLMKGLLHVLALFVLCTCGGSEASTCPAVCFCPSISRVVYCPRKGLPFIPAGIPHDTVQLNLNDNKFSNPVLSSANFSSYRDLEQLYLTDCGIEYIQVDTFLDNKKLKWLDLGKNKLKRISDFTFRDLTLEHLFLNDNPGVDISTRAFGGLKTTGLYMQNNGLDKLSLEVVRPMNGTLKTLWIDGNKFEKFNPQWLYLFKTLSHLRIGGNPLHCNCEAKWLFEFYSSTSQIFENVEAPACRSPGQLRGQTFQELQEGDFKCQLPVFKNVDVIFEENVGKLTCLASGDPVPTIYWMKPGGEAEVFIPKSEDITKEMEGVMYVPNPRAMSKNRYQCVANNPAGNVTFSINVAWPPIPEYGVDVPQTEVAMKDMSAADKKDDEDSEKTVDDEKFDLKNSPKIIEIFATNTSKVVANDVDVVKSTKNIDNFTSGHIVGAVIGTFVLTVLLCVLIFYLVLKVRYQRKHGSPVHHHHSNGHHVHGEIKRGPPSRHELDEVEHTMKMLEKRSYDIHV